A genomic window from Natrinema sp. HArc-T2 includes:
- a CDS encoding N-acyl homoserine lactonase family protein: MVDATLTPIDRGTITADRNNIIEGAALGTTDEPNPETVMDDAPVYNVVIDHPEATILWDTGTHPDAADGHWPADLYAAFEHTDLRPLEDDLADAGYAVDDIDMVLQTHLHLDHAGGLYAFEGTETPIVVHEEELKYAYYSAKTDAGDVAYLAGDFDRDLHWEIIHRDRRQVVDGLELIHLPGHTPGLLGVVLELDDAGTVILAGDQAYTRENYDQGLPMGGGLLWSKRDWRESLRTLKDLERRHDARVLCGHAREDLEALQDDLQAD, translated from the coding sequence ATGGTCGACGCGACACTCACACCGATCGATCGCGGGACGATCACCGCCGATCGCAACAACATCATCGAGGGGGCCGCTCTCGGAACGACCGACGAACCAAATCCCGAGACAGTCATGGACGACGCGCCGGTCTACAACGTCGTCATCGACCATCCCGAGGCGACGATCCTCTGGGATACCGGCACCCATCCCGACGCCGCCGATGGCCACTGGCCTGCTGACCTCTATGCAGCCTTCGAACACACCGACCTCCGCCCGCTCGAGGACGATCTGGCCGACGCCGGCTACGCAGTCGACGACATCGACATGGTGCTCCAGACGCATCTACACCTCGACCACGCCGGCGGGCTCTACGCGTTCGAGGGCACCGAGACGCCGATCGTCGTCCACGAAGAAGAGCTCAAGTACGCCTACTACAGCGCCAAAACCGATGCCGGCGACGTGGCCTATCTCGCCGGCGACTTCGACCGCGACCTGCACTGGGAGATCATCCACCGCGACCGCAGACAGGTCGTCGACGGTCTCGAACTCATCCACTTGCCCGGCCACACGCCCGGCCTCCTCGGCGTGGTGCTCGAACTCGACGACGCCGGCACGGTAATCCTCGCGGGCGATCAGGCTTACACCCGCGAGAACTACGATCAGGGGCTCCCGATGGGCGGGGGACTCCTCTGGAGCAAACGCGACTGGCGCGAGAGTCTCCGGACGCTCAAAGATCTCGAGCGCCGCCACGACGCGCGGGTCCTCTGTGGACACGCCAGGGAGGATCTCGAGGCACTACAGGACGACCTACAGGCTGACTAG
- a CDS encoding transporter produces MVRASTIVLVVGVGLLFVPIPPVATVLGAIVILVGAALRILTDH; encoded by the coding sequence ATGGTCAGAGCTTCGACGATCGTGCTCGTCGTCGGTGTTGGATTGCTGTTCGTCCCGATTCCACCCGTAGCGACGGTCCTCGGTGCGATCGTAATTCTCGTCGGGGCAGCGCTCAGAATCCTAACCGATCACTGA
- a CDS encoding NAD(P)/FAD-dependent oxidoreductase has protein sequence MASPPHVLVAGGGLAGLVAARHLAGGGLDVTLLERHDTVGGRVRTVERDGYRFDRGFQVLFTAYPAVQRELDLEALDLCRFAPGATIAGPDGRTTLADPLREPGTIPMTLSNPSISVGDALRIARLWWDLRRTDPNALLEAGPDETIRAYLDERGFSDRFIDEFVAPFYGGITLDRSLSTSRRVFEYTFRTLAAGEIAVPAAGMGAIPTQLADRVREVGGTIETGVRVESVTASDGDSRGTATVETGAESIAVDAVVVATDPPTARELTGVDAIPTDARGCVTQYYTLPADVDLETDRRLLLNATEAGPNHVVPHSAVAPTYAPDGTTLISATYLGGEGHRHSRRSGASRGAADPDGELSELTRRTLESWYPDQRFDGLEVRHTERVPFAQFAQPPGFRERLPDVREPAGPVYLAGDYMRWSSIQGAMESGRQVAKAVIDDLSRSRRR, from the coding sequence ATGGCTTCACCCCCTCACGTGCTCGTCGCTGGCGGTGGTCTCGCTGGACTCGTTGCCGCCCGCCACCTCGCTGGCGGCGGCCTCGACGTGACGCTCCTCGAGCGCCACGACACGGTCGGCGGTCGCGTCCGCACCGTCGAGCGCGACGGCTATCGATTCGACCGCGGCTTTCAGGTGCTGTTTACGGCTTATCCCGCAGTGCAACGGGAACTCGATCTCGAGGCACTCGACCTCTGCCGGTTTGCCCCGGGTGCGACCATCGCAGGCCCCGATGGCCGCACGACGCTCGCGGACCCGCTTCGGGAACCCGGCACCATCCCGATGACGCTCTCGAATCCGTCCATCTCCGTCGGTGACGCGCTCCGGATCGCCCGGCTTTGGTGGGACCTCCGCCGAACCGACCCGAACGCACTGCTCGAGGCGGGACCCGACGAGACGATCCGAGCGTATCTCGACGAACGCGGGTTCTCCGACCGGTTCATCGATGAGTTCGTCGCACCTTTCTACGGCGGGATCACGCTCGATCGCTCGCTGTCTACCTCTCGTCGCGTGTTCGAGTACACGTTTCGAACCCTCGCAGCGGGCGAGATCGCTGTCCCCGCCGCGGGAATGGGCGCGATTCCAACCCAACTCGCCGATCGCGTCCGCGAAGTCGGCGGCACCATCGAGACCGGCGTCAGGGTCGAGTCGGTTACAGCGAGCGACGGCGACTCGAGGGGGACTGCCACAGTTGAGACCGGTGCCGAATCGATCGCAGTCGACGCGGTCGTCGTCGCGACCGATCCGCCGACCGCACGCGAGCTGACCGGCGTCGACGCGATTCCCACCGACGCACGCGGCTGTGTCACCCAGTATTACACGTTGCCGGCTGATGTCGACCTCGAGACCGACCGCCGACTCCTGTTGAACGCGACCGAAGCGGGGCCGAACCACGTCGTTCCGCATAGCGCGGTCGCGCCGACGTATGCCCCCGACGGCACGACGCTCATCAGCGCGACGTATCTCGGCGGCGAGGGCCATAGACACTCGAGGCGAAGCGGCGCGAGCCGCGGAGCGGCGGACCCCGACGGCGAACTATCCGAGCTGACGCGACGAACGCTCGAGTCGTGGTACCCCGACCAGCGGTTCGACGGACTCGAGGTCCGTCACACCGAGCGCGTGCCGTTCGCCCAGTTCGCTCAGCCGCCGGGCTTTCGCGAGCGGCTGCCCGACGTACGCGAGCCAGCGGGCCCGGTCTATCTGGCAGGCGACTACATGCGGTGGTCGTCGATTCAGGGCGCGATGGAGAGCGGTCGACAGGTGGCGAAGGCGGTCATCGACGATCTCTCGCGGTCTCGCCGCCGCTGA
- a CDS encoding metallophosphoesterase: MKLLVLGDLHLGEDGYTARPHPSWERFDAVLTVGDVAHSRVSVANGTLQQEELVGLEEATAFFERLDDLGIPLLTVPGNHDYQRHDEIIDGATGAQNLHRATTDLGRYNVFGFGSELLDDGPEVRYDPENVTEIDDPDAWLARTLDRAAGDETEAAALRDRLEGVDQQVATYTDGYETLTSLATAEAGALGTIALTHVPPFNTTLDRVADSVPRIGGRHWGSIALTNLLAEHDISFVACGHIHEAEGVEPVAGTPCLNAGYRSAYDVTLENGDVSITDAEPPVE; encoded by the coding sequence ATGAAGCTACTCGTACTCGGAGACCTCCATCTCGGCGAGGACGGCTACACCGCTCGTCCGCATCCGTCGTGGGAGCGGTTCGACGCCGTCCTCACCGTCGGCGACGTCGCTCACTCCCGCGTGAGCGTCGCAAACGGGACGTTGCAGCAAGAGGAACTGGTCGGGCTCGAGGAGGCGACGGCCTTCTTCGAGCGGCTGGACGACCTCGGTATCCCGCTCCTGACGGTTCCCGGCAATCACGACTACCAGCGACACGACGAGATCATCGACGGCGCGACAGGCGCTCAAAACCTGCATCGAGCGACGACCGACCTCGGCAGGTACAACGTGTTCGGCTTCGGGAGCGAATTGCTCGACGACGGCCCGGAAGTGCGATACGATCCCGAAAACGTGACCGAAATCGACGATCCCGACGCCTGGCTCGCGCGAACCCTTGACCGTGCCGCAGGCGACGAAACGGAAGCCGCCGCGTTGCGCGACAGACTCGAGGGGGTCGACCAGCAGGTTGCAACTTACACTGATGGATACGAGACGCTGACATCGCTGGCGACGGCGGAGGCGGGAGCCCTCGGGACGATCGCGCTCACACACGTCCCACCGTTTAACACCACGCTCGATCGGGTCGCCGACTCCGTTCCTCGCATCGGCGGTCGCCACTGGGGGTCGATCGCACTGACGAACCTGCTTGCCGAACACGACATCTCGTTCGTCGCGTGTGGCCACATCCACGAGGCAGAAGGCGTCGAACCAGTTGCCGGCACGCCCTGTCTCAACGCTGGCTACCGGAGTGCCTACGACGTGACACTCGAGAACGGCGACGTCTCGATCACCGACGCCGAACCACCGGTCGAGTGA
- a CDS encoding metallophosphoesterase: protein MTDRGVEIDVPFAVHDRAVFVPAAETLVLADVHLGKAAASSVDAPIDDGADIRERLERLLTETDPKTVVIAGDLLHSFARLPRGVEHDLDRLLETVDAAGAEVVVTPGNHDTILETAFDGETALEYELADGETVACHGHERPKTTADRYIVGHDHPALSIEGRKRPCVLYGPDTYEGADVLVLPAFTRLAAGTTVNQLAGRDFQTPLVRLSDGFYPAVWDDSSGEALWFPPLEKLRKLL from the coding sequence ATGACTGACCGCGGCGTCGAGATCGACGTTCCGTTTGCCGTCCACGACCGCGCTGTTTTCGTCCCCGCCGCCGAGACGCTCGTCCTTGCAGATGTCCATCTCGGGAAGGCTGCCGCCTCGAGCGTCGACGCCCCGATCGACGATGGTGCCGACATCCGTGAGCGACTCGAGAGACTCCTCACGGAGACCGATCCGAAGACTGTCGTCATCGCTGGCGACCTACTGCACTCGTTTGCCCGCCTGCCACGCGGCGTCGAACACGATCTCGATCGACTACTCGAAACCGTCGACGCGGCTGGGGCGGAGGTAGTCGTCACGCCGGGCAACCACGACACGATTCTCGAGACGGCCTTCGACGGCGAGACAGCACTCGAGTACGAACTGGCCGACGGCGAGACGGTGGCCTGTCACGGCCACGAGCGACCGAAGACGACAGCCGACCGGTACATCGTCGGCCACGATCATCCCGCGCTGTCGATCGAGGGTCGCAAACGACCGTGTGTCCTCTACGGCCCTGACACCTACGAGGGCGCGGACGTGCTCGTCCTCCCAGCGTTTACCCGGCTGGCCGCCGGCACGACCGTCAACCAGCTGGCCGGTCGCGACTTTCAGACGCCGCTCGTCCGACTTTCCGACGGGTTCTATCCAGCCGTTTGGGACGACTCGAGCGGCGAGGCGCTGTGGTTTCCGCCGCTCGAAAAGCTGCGAAAACTGCTGTGA
- the artA gene encoding archaeosortase A, producing MPALPAATATSIGSIPLGDVLAWTAIGAFVLAMVLKWLDAVDPARYLAAGAWVVFGLFWLTMVPHYYLEVKSPIQTLLTLAALPLSVYAGYLLVQGRESLLVLSNAVAFMGLLYLPAETIPVVRTWLIETTAAQTHFGMELFGYSPGIVEGSNGYMSKFGFDPDETVTGRTTYIIMSCTGIGSMAIFGGLIAAVDAPLKRKVTPFVLSIGVIWFLNLVRNVFIGLASPWGWFQQDALVYVATEFMGAPADRTSYLVAHNFIAQSLSIVALLGITYLVVRLLPEVLDPLEEVLYILTGTEYDLADALGTDVQGETDTAARTARSKTGDD from the coding sequence ATGCCGGCCCTACCCGCGGCGACTGCGACGAGCATCGGTTCGATCCCGCTCGGGGACGTCCTCGCCTGGACCGCCATCGGTGCGTTCGTCCTGGCGATGGTCCTCAAGTGGCTCGATGCCGTCGATCCTGCACGATACCTCGCTGCCGGTGCGTGGGTCGTCTTCGGGCTCTTCTGGCTGACGATGGTCCCGCACTACTATCTCGAGGTCAAGAGCCCGATCCAGACGCTGTTAACCCTCGCCGCGCTGCCGCTGTCCGTCTATGCCGGGTATCTGCTCGTCCAGGGACGGGAATCGTTACTCGTGCTGTCGAACGCCGTCGCGTTCATGGGCCTGCTCTATCTGCCAGCGGAGACGATCCCCGTCGTTCGCACCTGGCTGATCGAGACGACGGCCGCCCAGACGCATTTCGGGATGGAACTGTTCGGCTACAGCCCCGGCATCGTCGAGGGGAGCAACGGCTACATGAGCAAGTTCGGATTCGATCCCGACGAGACGGTAACCGGTCGGACGACCTACATCATCATGTCCTGTACCGGCATCGGCAGCATGGCTATCTTCGGCGGTCTTATTGCGGCCGTCGACGCGCCACTCAAGCGGAAGGTCACGCCCTTCGTGCTCTCGATCGGCGTTATCTGGTTCCTGAATCTCGTCCGGAACGTCTTCATCGGACTGGCCTCTCCGTGGGGCTGGTTCCAGCAGGACGCTCTTGTCTACGTCGCCACGGAGTTCATGGGCGCACCCGCCGACCGGACCTCCTATCTCGTCGCCCACAACTTCATCGCCCAGTCGCTGTCGATCGTCGCCCTGCTTGGCATTACGTACCTCGTCGTCCGTCTGCTCCCCGAAGTACTCGACCCCCTCGAGGAAGTCCTCTACATCCTGACCGGGACGGAGTACGACCTCGCGGACGCACTTGGCACGGACGTTCAGGGAGAGACCGACACGGCAGCACGCACAGCACGCTCCAAGACGGGCGATGACTGA
- a CDS encoding winged helix-turn-helix transcriptional regulator gives MVDVLDNKRAATRFRILVQIAERQPAVSQGEIAEEVGVTSQAVSEYIRELVEEGFVEKEGRSRYRVTREGVDWLFRAADDVRRFADHVTGDVLGAMSEDAYIATDDIEENETVSLTVKDGLLHATPGDEGPATGIATSDAAAGTDVGVTSFEGVMELEPGSVTVLQVPSIRTGGSRAIDDETVTGACDDADLVVATGVEAVVACRQAGTDPAVTFAVGDVAADAANHGLTVTAVATTDAVGRVTDALRDADVSYEVLEG, from the coding sequence ATGGTCGATGTCCTCGACAACAAGCGGGCCGCGACGCGGTTCCGGATTCTCGTCCAGATCGCCGAGCGCCAGCCCGCGGTCAGTCAGGGTGAGATCGCCGAGGAGGTCGGCGTGACGAGCCAGGCCGTCAGCGAATACATCCGCGAACTCGTCGAGGAGGGATTCGTCGAAAAGGAAGGGCGCTCGCGCTATCGGGTCACCCGCGAAGGGGTCGATTGGCTCTTCCGTGCGGCCGACGACGTCCGCCGGTTCGCCGACCACGTAACCGGTGACGTCCTCGGCGCGATGAGTGAGGATGCCTACATCGCGACCGACGACATCGAGGAGAACGAGACGGTCTCGCTGACAGTCAAGGACGGTCTGCTCCACGCTACGCCGGGAGACGAGGGGCCCGCAACCGGGATCGCCACCAGCGATGCCGCAGCCGGGACCGACGTCGGCGTCACCAGTTTCGAGGGCGTCATGGAACTCGAGCCTGGATCGGTCACCGTCTTGCAGGTCCCGTCGATCCGGACCGGCGGGAGCCGCGCAATTGACGACGAAACTGTCACCGGGGCCTGTGACGATGCCGATCTCGTCGTCGCAACCGGCGTCGAGGCCGTCGTCGCCTGCCGGCAGGCCGGCACCGACCCCGCGGTCACGTTCGCCGTCGGCGACGTCGCAGCCGACGCCGCGAATCACGGGCTCACGGTGACTGCTGTCGCCACGACCGACGCTGTCGGTCGCGTCACCGATGCGCTGCGAGATGCCGACGTATCCTACGAAGTCCTCGAAGGCTGA
- a CDS encoding proteasome assembly chaperone family protein has protein sequence MDELEIDAVAEVELDDPVLVEGLPGVGHVGTLAVEHLLEELEGESTLVRRVYSREFPPQVSVEDGVSELTCAELYAVDVPEGRDLLLLTGDHQAQSNAGHYTLTDAFLDIAEEFGATEVYALGGVPTGELIDEYAVVGAVSDESLLEGLEDAGVEFREDEPAGGIVGVSGLLLGLGERRGFDAACLMGETSGYLVDPKSARAVLEVLADVLGFELDYDSLDERADEMEDVIGKIQEMEQQQSMDVPTDDDLRYIG, from the coding sequence ATGGACGAACTCGAGATCGACGCAGTCGCCGAGGTCGAACTGGACGACCCCGTTCTCGTCGAGGGGTTGCCGGGGGTCGGACACGTCGGCACCCTCGCCGTCGAGCACCTGCTCGAAGAACTCGAGGGTGAGAGCACGCTCGTTCGACGGGTCTACTCCCGTGAGTTCCCGCCGCAGGTGAGCGTCGAGGACGGCGTCTCCGAGCTGACCTGTGCCGAGCTCTACGCCGTCGACGTTCCCGAGGGACGGGATCTCCTGCTTCTGACCGGCGACCACCAGGCACAGAGCAACGCCGGTCACTACACACTGACCGATGCCTTCCTCGACATCGCCGAGGAGTTCGGCGCGACGGAAGTGTACGCACTCGGCGGCGTCCCGACCGGCGAACTCATCGACGAGTACGCCGTCGTCGGGGCTGTCAGCGACGAGTCACTGCTCGAGGGACTCGAGGACGCTGGCGTCGAGTTCCGTGAGGACGAACCCGCCGGCGGCATCGTCGGCGTCTCCGGGCTCTTGCTCGGGCTCGGCGAGCGCCGCGGCTTCGATGCGGCCTGTCTGATGGGCGAGACCAGCGGCTATCTCGTCGATCCCAAAAGCGCCCGCGCGGTGCTCGAGGTGCTTGCGGACGTACTCGGCTTCGAACTCGATTACGACTCCCTTGATGAGCGCGCTGACGAGATGGAGGATGTCATCGGCAAGATCCAGGAGATGGAACAGCAACAGAGCATGGACGTGCCGACCGACGACGATCTGCGCTATATCGGCTAA
- a CDS encoding RNA-protein complex protein Nop10 has protein sequence MKSDIRVCSAWREVHDRPVYTLSAVCPECGADAENSAPAPFDPNDPHGEYRRALKRRNR, from the coding sequence ATGAAATCCGACATTCGGGTGTGTTCGGCGTGGCGCGAGGTCCACGACCGCCCGGTGTATACCCTTTCTGCGGTCTGTCCCGAGTGCGGTGCCGACGCCGAAAACAGCGCGCCGGCACCCTTTGACCCCAACGACCCCCACGGCGAGTACCGACGCGCTCTTAAACGTCGCAATCGCTGA
- a CDS encoding translation initiation factor IF-2 subunit alpha: MKYSGWPDPGELVVGKIDEIEDFGVFVDLEEYEDKRGLIHISEVASGWIKNVRDHVREGQIVVCKVLDVDESSQQIDLSLKDVNDHQRSDKIQEWKNEQKADNWMELAFGDDIDDEAYTAIANELIGAHGSLYDGFKQAAIHGEEALENTGLETDEIDSLVETARENVSVPYVNVTGYVDLENPSPSGVDGIREALEAAEGNGEVPDEVDLEVSYVGAPEYRIEVQAPNYKTAESQLEDSADRAIAAIEGHDGSGEYHRERRTDDE; this comes from the coding sequence ATGAAATACAGCGGCTGGCCCGACCCCGGCGAACTCGTCGTCGGCAAGATCGACGAAATCGAGGACTTCGGTGTCTTCGTCGATCTCGAGGAGTACGAGGACAAGCGCGGACTGATCCACATCTCCGAGGTCGCAAGCGGCTGGATCAAGAACGTCCGCGATCACGTCCGCGAGGGCCAGATCGTCGTCTGTAAGGTCCTAGACGTCGACGAGAGCTCCCAGCAAATCGACCTCTCGCTGAAAGACGTCAACGACCACCAGCGCTCCGACAAGATTCAGGAGTGGAAAAACGAGCAGAAGGCCGACAACTGGATGGAACTGGCCTTCGGCGACGACATCGACGACGAGGCCTACACCGCGATCGCTAACGAACTGATCGGCGCCCACGGAAGCCTCTACGACGGCTTCAAACAGGCCGCGATCCACGGCGAGGAAGCCCTCGAGAACACCGGTCTCGAGACCGACGAGATCGACTCGCTCGTCGAGACAGCCCGCGAGAACGTCTCGGTGCCCTACGTCAACGTCACCGGCTACGTCGACTTAGAGAACCCGTCGCCGAGCGGTGTCGACGGCATCCGCGAAGCTCTCGAGGCCGCCGAAGGCAACGGCGAGGTGCCCGACGAAGTCGACCTCGAAGTGAGCTACGTCGGCGCGCCCGAGTACCGCATCGAGGTGCAGGCACCCAATTACAAGACCGCCGAATCCCAGCTCGAGGACAGCGCTGACCGCGCGATCGCCGCGATCGAAGGCCACGACGGCAGCGGCGAGTACCACCGCGAGCGACGTACCGACGACGAGTAA
- a CDS encoding 30S ribosomal protein S27e — protein sequence MAGNFYSVRCSDCENEQTVFGKASSEVACAVCGTTLARPTGGKAEIEHEIIDTVESR from the coding sequence ATGGCAGGAAATTTCTACAGCGTTCGATGCAGTGACTGCGAGAACGAACAGACCGTCTTCGGCAAGGCCTCCTCGGAGGTCGCCTGTGCCGTCTGTGGCACGACGCTCGCGCGACCGACCGGTGGCAAAGCCGAGATCGAACACGAGATCATCGACACAGTCGAGTCACGATGA
- a CDS encoding 50S ribosomal protein L44e translates to MQMPRRFNTYCPHCNEHHEHEVEKSRTGRSSGMKWDARRTRRNSASIGNSGRFSKVPGGEKPTKKTDLKYRCSECGKAHLREGWRAGRLEFQE, encoded by the coding sequence ATGCAGATGCCACGCCGATTCAATACGTACTGTCCGCACTGCAACGAACACCACGAACACGAAGTCGAAAAGTCCCGAACGGGCCGTTCGAGCGGTATGAAATGGGACGCTCGCCGTACCCGGCGCAACAGCGCGTCGATCGGTAACTCCGGTCGCTTCTCGAAGGTGCCCGGTGGCGAGAAGCCGACCAAGAAGACCGACCTCAAGTACCGCTGCAGTGAATGTGGCAAGGCCCACCTCCGCGAGGGATGGCGCGCTGGCCGACTCGAGTTCCAGGAGTGA
- a CDS encoding HAH_0734 family protein: MKQLIIHGDPGIRNGAIIRYEGSEVVCFGINRNGEYHGPDRVQLWCTVGEEDEYEDYEKRNYMPHFLEVDHVEAEDVEVIRAKADLAI; encoded by the coding sequence ATGAAGCAGCTCATCATCCACGGCGATCCCGGCATTCGAAACGGGGCCATCATCCGATACGAGGGGTCGGAAGTGGTCTGTTTCGGGATCAACAGAAACGGCGAGTACCACGGTCCCGACCGGGTCCAACTCTGGTGTACCGTCGGCGAGGAAGACGAGTACGAGGATTACGAGAAACGGAACTACATGCCACACTTCCTCGAGGTCGACCATGTCGAGGCCGAGGACGTCGAAGTCATCCGGGCAAAGGCCGATCTCGCGATCTGA
- a CDS encoding GtrA family protein produces the protein MSNSLSEAVRMRVRALWSTTRFGQFVGVGAVGATVDNVTLVLLVEATVLGPVVAKMLSWELGIAVIFAINERWTFADYGQTGLWPLGKRFLRSNVVRFAGFLVTLAVLAVLVRQFEIWYVTANVIGIGFGFFVNYTCESLYTWQVHQD, from the coding sequence ATGAGTAATTCCCTGTCAGAGGCCGTTCGGATGCGGGTTCGCGCGTTGTGGTCGACGACGCGGTTCGGGCAGTTCGTCGGTGTCGGTGCCGTCGGGGCGACTGTCGACAACGTGACCCTCGTGTTGCTCGTCGAGGCGACGGTTCTCGGTCCGGTCGTCGCGAAGATGCTCTCCTGGGAGCTCGGCATTGCGGTGATCTTTGCAATCAATGAACGGTGGACGTTCGCAGACTATGGACAGACTGGCCTCTGGCCGTTAGGGAAGCGATTTCTACGCTCGAACGTGGTCCGATTCGCTGGGTTTCTCGTGACGCTGGCCGTGCTGGCCGTCCTAGTTCGCCAGTTCGAAATCTGGTATGTGACGGCGAACGTCATCGGGATCGGGTTCGGCTTCTTCGTTAACTACACCTGCGAGAGCCTCTACACGTGGCAGGTTCATCAGGACTAA
- a CDS encoding ABC transporter ATP-binding protein, with product MTGSDDEPLLCADALSTHYTTADGVLDRLLGRGETVRAVDGVDLELHAGETVGLVGESGCGKTTLGRTLVGLLEPAAGSVTYRGTDLTACSRAELRELRSEIQYVFQDPLSSLNPQLTVAEIVGEALDVHDVVPPARRDERVRELLETVGLRAGHATRYPHEFSGGQRQRIGIARALAAEPEVLICDEPVSALDVSVQAGILNLLADLQDQFGLSYLLISHDLSVVEHLADRVAVMYLGRLVETGTTAEVFAAPSHPYTEALLSAIPEPDPRWDGGRIVLEGAAPSPTDIPSGCPFHTRCQRVLPPAPFDLADDEFRAVLSLRTRLAETDADAGPAALLPHADERETDPATIRDAYNIPRRLSDPDANDALAAALEAAADGNLETARTRLASTFETPCETTEPVLTSGPASHPIACHRFDDRFTDDTADSGTRSTGE from the coding sequence ATGACCGGCAGCGATGACGAGCCGCTGTTGTGCGCTGACGCCCTCTCGACACACTATACCACTGCCGACGGGGTTCTCGATCGACTGCTCGGGCGCGGCGAGACGGTTCGGGCGGTCGACGGCGTCGACCTCGAGCTTCACGCCGGCGAGACGGTCGGCCTCGTCGGCGAGAGCGGCTGTGGCAAGACCACGCTCGGTCGGACGCTCGTCGGACTGCTCGAGCCCGCCGCCGGCTCGGTCACCTACCGCGGGACCGACCTCACCGCGTGCTCTCGAGCCGAGCTTCGGGAGCTGCGAAGCGAGATCCAGTACGTCTTTCAGGACCCCCTCTCGAGTCTGAATCCGCAGTTGACCGTCGCCGAGATCGTCGGCGAAGCGCTCGACGTTCACGATGTCGTACCGCCGGCGCGTCGCGACGAACGGGTTCGGGAGTTGCTCGAGACCGTCGGACTACGGGCCGGTCACGCGACCCGATACCCCCACGAGTTCTCCGGCGGGCAGCGCCAGCGGATCGGCATCGCCCGCGCACTCGCCGCCGAGCCCGAGGTGCTCATCTGCGACGAGCCAGTGTCCGCGCTTGACGTTTCGGTTCAGGCTGGGATTCTCAACCTGCTGGCCGACTTGCAAGATCAGTTCGGACTTTCCTACCTACTGATCAGCCACGACCTTTCGGTGGTCGAGCACCTCGCCGACCGGGTGGCCGTCATGTATCTGGGCCGGCTCGTGGAAACGGGGACGACCGCCGAAGTGTTCGCCGCCCCGTCCCATCCTTACACCGAGGCGCTGCTGTCGGCGATCCCCGAACCCGATCCCCGCTGGGACGGCGGTCGGATCGTCCTCGAGGGAGCCGCTCCTTCGCCGACCGACATCCCGTCAGGCTGTCCGTTCCACACGCGCTGTCAGCGGGTACTTCCGCCCGCTCCGTTCGACCTCGCCGACGACGAGTTCCGCGCCGTACTGTCGTTGCGAACCCGCCTCGCCGAGACGGACGCCGATGCCGGACCCGCGGCGCTGCTTCCACACGCCGACGAGCGCGAGACCGACCCGGCGACGATCCGGGACGCCTACAACATCCCCCGACGGCTCTCCGATCCGGACGCCAACGACGCGCTCGCGGCTGCGCTCGAGGCCGCCGCGGATGGAAACCTCGAGACCGCACGGACTCGACTCGCATCGACGTTCGAGACGCCCTGTGAAACGACCGAACCGGTGCTAACGTCGGGACCAGCATCCCATCCGATCGCCTGCCATCGATTCGACGACCGGTTCACAGACGATACCGCCGACTCCGGAACACGATCGACTGGCGAATGA